The following DNA comes from Dermacentor andersoni chromosome 2, qqDerAnde1_hic_scaffold, whole genome shotgun sequence.
CCAAGGTAACTCTCATACCCAAGCCAGGCAAAAAACTCGAACTAaggaacctcagacccatatctctaACATCATGCTTAGGGAAGCTATTGGAGCACGTGGCGCTATCCAGATTGCAAGACCGCATGGACAAGCACACTCTCTTTCCGCACACGAGGATAGGCTTCCGGCCCATCCTGTCTACGCAAGATATGATGTTCAGGCTTCCGAAAGAGGTAATAAAGACGTCGAATACCACCAACATTAAAGCAATAATGGCACTGGACTTCAAcaaagccttcgataatgtcaCCAACAATGCCATCATGAATGCCCTCTCCGACCTAAACGTGGGAGAGAGAATATACTCATACATCAAGGCTTTTCTAGCCGACAGAACGGCTAAAATACCATTCGCAAGTATCAACTCGGATACACTACAATTAGGAAACAAATGCACACCACAGGTGTCGGTGCTGTCACCCTTTCAGATCAACATAACCCTCATGCCCATGGCCACGCTTCTGGCCGCCATACCAAATTTATCATCGGCACTCTACACAGACGACATTACCCTCTGGACATTCAGGGGAAACGAATGTGATATCGAGAGCGCGCTACAGACGGGAGCGAATATAGTGCCCGGATGCGCCAGTAGAGTCGTAGTAACGTGCTCGTGACAAGAATACGAACTCCTTGTTATCAGACACAGACCAAAGAAAAACGATCCCCCAGCGCAATTGGATGTTAGGGTTGATGGTACAAAAGTTTCAGAAGTATAAACCTTGAGAATCCGGGAAATGCACATTCAAAACAACGGGAGAAACACAACTACGCTAAACAAACTAGTCGCATGAGCTGGCCCATACAAACAGAGTAATAAGACGAATAGCTAACAAACACaagggaatgaaagaaacagattCGAGGAGGCTACATCAGGCTTCCGTGCTCAGGCGTATAGTAAATTATCTCCCCTATCTCAAGCTTCAGGCGACGGAAAAGAACAAGGTTGGATGTCTCAGAAGACAATCAcacaaggcagcccttcataaTCCTaagtatatattgttacgcccacaaaaggcgttactttgaagccgggtagagttagaagcgatggccttggtcaactgagcacctgtcgagactcagccagccagccacacatcgtcgtcctcgttcactccccttcggtgcccccacatactgtttgttgaggcgtgaacccactatgcacctaagcgcgtcacattcgtgaacccactatgcacctaagagcgtcacaatatcaACAGAAAGGATGTTAATTttaggcatacacaacacccACGGGAAGACACATTCTAAGGACCTTGGATATCAGGTAAGAAAGCATAGGGACGGATGCCGTTCCAATTCCTAGAGACATACACAAGTATCTGAGAATAGATCCAATCCCGAAAAACATGGATCCCGAACACCACACAGAAAAGAGGAAGGCGAGAGCAAAAGCCCTCCACGGGCAATATTCAAACCATATGGAGGCAGTCTGTAAGGACATTGCAGAGCTCCGTGATCACGATGCTTTTTCGATAGGCGTCGTGGGTATGCACCTAAAACCATCTCTCagcctgcctcgtcgaaatgagccGTGATTTCGCCTCCTATTGTTGGTGCCCCGCCCCTCGTGTAGAAAGAACTTtctttcacccgaccttcttccaccaggcctcgtcgaaatgaagcgtgacttcctaattcgccatgaccatttcgagtgtctgccagAAGCCCCGAAGTGTACAGGCgtcttttgtgtgtatgtgtgtgtgtgtgcgagtttagagagaccctttcctCAAATTGGACCtggaggagaacttccacgaacccgcaactcgcagaagagacggacagcCCTCTAcgattccaggaggcgggacgacttgTTCGTTGCAGCAGGCTCAGTATAAttagaggaggaggggccctctttctgggccggtcacgtgacgtcgacggaagcaagatcccgcccacgattgtagagagcctacttaaggggctccgaaatctacttttgatcacttcatgctcttctccttttctttcatctacctttgaataaaccgtgcaagtttcgcacaagaaatcgtctcgcccttgcttggtcgccatggtctaccggacgcctgcagccccccgacaacgccacgctatccaataagtaacgtcggtcgagcttcgaagGCAGGCGCTGCTACTTCTCGGAAGCAGCACGATACGCTACCCTAAAGTACGGAACAAACTTACTGGCAGCGATTGGTATACGGaatcctggagaccccaacttggacgacaactacgagatgGTAGCCTCTTCGTTCTggcgacaacgttcggaaggaaggtgtctggattcatgactgcatacgGTGAGTgtacggcttttcttcactaagatttCACTTGGCTTTGCGCCTTTTTTGGAAAGTACAgggcagtgatttttctttaaccgttgatggaagttttgagtacgtcaaggtagttatagagtgaagagttagcagcagtaagggcagccatgaacttgaaagcactaaagaagccggaattgttgagcttgggcGAAGAGTTGGGcttccaaattgccgaatcaaagagaaagccggagatcgtTGAGGTGATCGaagcgatcggggcagacgacgaactgaaggaatgcctagagatcATTGCAGAGGAAGggcgtaagcgcctagagaaagaggataaagaagagcgtaagcgcctagaagaaaaagaggagcgcgagcgggcagcacgtgaggccaaagaagagcgcgaccgtgttgcacgcgacgcactcgaaatgaagcgcctagagattgaagAGCGCGAGCGTGccgcacgtgaggccaaagaagatcGCGACCtagaaatgaagcgcctagagattgagcaTCTGAAAACCCAAAATACAGAAAGACCTAGCGCAGAGTCACGTGAAAGCGAGCgtagaatgacagacttgatggcaccctacgcagtaggaggggacataggtacAATTTGAacgcacgtgtgagaaggcaaaattcgcgagaaacacgtggccgcaacgcttgcttacgttgctgccacgtgaggtagctgataccattgcccgcatggggaaagaagaagcagaggacttcgat
Coding sequences within:
- the LOC140215855 gene encoding uncharacterized protein — translated: MALDFNKAFDNVTNNAIMNALSDLNVGERIYSYIKAFLADRTAKIPFASINSDTLQLGNKCTPQVSVLSPFQINITLMPMATLLAAIPNLSSALYTDDITLWTFRGNECDIESALQTGANIVPGCASRVVVTCS